One Phycisphaera mikurensis NBRC 102666 DNA window includes the following coding sequences:
- the rpsK gene encoding 30S ribosomal protein S11, translating to MAKKSQRRSRKSVTRGIAHVKATFNNTLITITDVNGETLCASTAGQIGFKGSRKSTPFAATRAAEECAQKAKRFGMTEVEVRLRGAGSGRESAVTALQANGIKVTAVEDHTPIPHNGCRPPKKRRV from the coding sequence TTGGCCAAGAAGTCCCAACGCCGCTCCCGCAAGTCCGTCACCCGGGGCATCGCCCACGTGAAGGCGACCTTCAACAACACGCTGATCACGATCACCGACGTGAACGGCGAGACGCTGTGCGCCTCCACCGCCGGGCAGATCGGGTTCAAGGGCTCGCGGAAGAGCACGCCGTTCGCCGCCACGCGCGCCGCCGAGGAGTGCGCCCAGAAGGCCAAGCGCTTCGGCATGACCGAGGTCGAGGTCCGCCTCCGCGGCGCCGGCTCCGGCCGCGAGTCCGCCGTGACGGCCCTGCAGGCCAACGGCATCAAGGTCACCGCCGTGGAGGACCACACCCCGATCCCCCACAACGGCTGCCGCCCGCCCAAGAAGCGGCGGGTTTGA
- a CDS encoding 3'(2'),5'-bisphosphate nucleotidase — protein sequence MNRDELIEAGLEAVRAACKVCVRVQADLVNAGTLEKGDKSPVTVADFASQAVVCGILAERCPDLVVVGEEGSEELRTGEHRDLLGRVAVHAGMPAEEAIEAIDRGSFDPATAGDDDPRKDRYWALDPIDGTKGFLRGEQYAVALGLIEGGEVVGGVLGCPNLAVDGQDEPGVVLVAVKGAGAYRHPVEGTDHDPHHGRKIAVSERSVPGVLRVCESVESGHTKQDAAAEVVRMLGVTADPVRMDSQAKYAAVAMGVADAYLRLPTRPGYVERIWDHAAGVAVLEEAGGTVTDVDGRRLDFSKGRGLDNNRGVIATNGPCHAEVVAAVGRALG from the coding sequence ATGAACCGAGACGAGCTGATCGAGGCGGGGCTGGAGGCGGTGCGGGCGGCTTGCAAGGTTTGCGTGCGGGTGCAGGCGGACCTGGTCAACGCGGGCACGCTGGAGAAGGGCGACAAGTCGCCGGTGACCGTGGCCGACTTCGCCTCGCAGGCGGTGGTCTGCGGGATCCTCGCGGAGCGGTGCCCGGATCTGGTCGTCGTCGGCGAGGAGGGCTCCGAGGAGCTGCGGACCGGGGAGCACCGCGACCTGCTCGGGCGCGTGGCGGTGCACGCGGGGATGCCCGCCGAGGAGGCGATCGAGGCCATCGACCGCGGATCGTTCGATCCGGCGACCGCCGGGGACGACGATCCGCGGAAAGACCGCTACTGGGCGCTCGACCCGATCGACGGCACGAAGGGCTTCCTCCGCGGCGAGCAGTACGCGGTGGCGCTGGGGCTGATCGAGGGCGGCGAGGTGGTGGGCGGCGTGCTCGGGTGCCCGAATCTCGCGGTGGACGGCCAGGACGAGCCGGGCGTGGTGCTGGTCGCGGTGAAGGGAGCCGGCGCGTACCGGCACCCGGTGGAGGGCACGGACCACGACCCGCACCACGGGCGGAAGATCGCCGTGAGCGAGCGGAGCGTGCCCGGCGTGCTCCGCGTGTGCGAGAGCGTCGAGAGCGGGCACACCAAGCAGGACGCGGCCGCCGAGGTGGTGAGGATGCTCGGCGTCACCGCCGACCCGGTGCGGATGGACAGCCAGGCGAAGTACGCCGCGGTCGCCATGGGGGTGGCCGACGCGTACCTGCGGCTGCCGACGCGGCCGGGCTACGTCGAGCGCATCTGGGACCACGCCGCCGGCGTCGCCGTGCTCGAGGAGGCGGGCGGCACCGTCACCGATGTCGACGGCAGGCGGCTGGACTTCTCGAAAGGCCGCGGCCTCGACAACAACCGCGGCGTCATCGCGACCAACGGCCCCTGCCACGCGGAGGTCGTCGCGGCGGTCGGCCGGGCGCTGGGCTGA
- the lepA gene encoding translation elongation factor 4 — protein sequence MPVANPYIRNFCIIAHIDHGKSTLADRMLQGTGAMDDRTAQDQKLDSMDIERERGITIKAAAVSVEHTWNGQTYELNFIDTPGHVDFHYEVSRALAACEGACLIVDATQGVEAQTVANLYKAVDADLELIPVINKIDLPSAEPERRAMQVEDVLGLPAEDCILTSAKSGQGVAELLDAICERFPPPEGEIEAPLQALIFDAKYDDYRGVIVYFRVMNGRLKKGDRILFMGKKRTHQVTELGKFKPDMEPNADPFEAGDVGYMIAGIKTLEDVNIGDTITLDNHRAATALPGYEEPQPMVYCDFYPSGDTMFDDLREAIGKLKVNDASFTYEPSSSEALGSGFRCGFLGMLHMDIIQERLEREGHVSLVQTAPTVTYEVQLTANKDGVQEVIQITNPAELPDMSRVKSIREPMVAAEVITPTTSIGDIMKLCENRRGVYRGQRFLSEDRQILEYELPLAEIIYDFFDKLKSITSGYGTVDYRVTGFQAGELVKMDILVNGSPVEALSLIVHRSKAESRGRHLLKKLKEQIDRHLFEIPLQAAIGGKIIGRETIKSVGKNVTAKCYGGDVSRKRKLLEKQKKGKDRMKRIGTVDIPQGAFMAVLDTGE from the coding sequence TTGCCTGTCGCCAACCCGTACATCCGCAACTTCTGCATCATCGCCCACATCGACCACGGGAAGAGCACCCTGGCCGACCGCATGCTGCAGGGCACCGGGGCGATGGACGACCGCACCGCCCAGGACCAGAAGCTCGACTCGATGGACATCGAGCGCGAGCGCGGCATCACCATCAAGGCCGCCGCCGTCTCCGTCGAGCACACCTGGAACGGGCAGACCTACGAGCTCAACTTCATCGACACCCCCGGCCACGTCGACTTCCACTACGAGGTCAGCCGCGCCCTGGCCGCCTGCGAGGGCGCCTGCCTCATCGTCGACGCCACACAGGGCGTTGAGGCCCAGACCGTCGCCAACCTCTACAAGGCCGTCGACGCCGACCTCGAGCTCATCCCGGTCATCAACAAGATCGACCTGCCCTCCGCCGAGCCCGAGCGGCGGGCCATGCAGGTCGAGGACGTCCTGGGCCTGCCCGCCGAGGACTGCATCCTCACCTCCGCCAAGTCCGGCCAGGGCGTGGCCGAGCTGCTCGACGCCATCTGCGAGCGCTTCCCCCCACCGGAAGGCGAGATCGAAGCGCCCCTGCAGGCCCTCATCTTCGACGCCAAGTACGACGACTACCGCGGCGTCATCGTCTACTTCCGCGTCATGAACGGGCGGCTGAAGAAGGGCGACCGCATCCTCTTCATGGGCAAGAAGCGGACCCACCAGGTCACCGAGCTGGGCAAGTTCAAACCCGACATGGAGCCCAACGCCGACCCCTTCGAGGCCGGCGACGTCGGCTACATGATCGCCGGCATCAAGACCCTCGAAGACGTCAACATCGGCGACACGATCACGCTGGACAACCACCGCGCCGCCACCGCCCTGCCCGGCTACGAGGAGCCGCAGCCGATGGTCTACTGCGACTTCTACCCCAGCGGCGACACCATGTTCGACGACCTGCGCGAGGCCATCGGCAAGCTCAAGGTCAACGATGCCAGCTTCACCTACGAGCCCAGCAGCTCCGAGGCCCTCGGCTCGGGGTTCCGCTGCGGCTTCCTGGGCATGCTCCACATGGACATCATCCAGGAGCGGCTCGAACGCGAGGGCCACGTCTCCCTCGTCCAGACCGCCCCCACCGTCACCTACGAGGTCCAGCTCACCGCCAACAAGGACGGCGTGCAGGAGGTGATCCAGATCACCAACCCCGCCGAGCTGCCGGACATGAGCCGGGTGAAGTCCATCCGCGAGCCCATGGTCGCCGCCGAGGTCATCACCCCGACCACCTCGATCGGCGACATCATGAAGCTCTGCGAGAACCGCCGCGGCGTCTACAGAGGCCAGCGCTTCCTCTCCGAGGACCGCCAGATCCTCGAGTACGAGCTCCCCCTCGCGGAGATCATCTACGACTTCTTCGACAAGCTCAAGAGCATCACCAGCGGCTACGGCACCGTCGACTACCGCGTCACCGGCTTCCAGGCCGGCGAACTCGTCAAGATGGACATCCTCGTCAACGGCTCCCCCGTCGAGGCCCTCTCGCTCATCGTCCACCGCTCCAAAGCCGAGTCCCGCGGCCGCCACCTCCTCAAGAAGCTCAAGGAGCAGATCGACCGCCACCTGTTCGAGATCCCCCTCCAAGCCGCCATCGGCGGCAAGATCATCGGGCGCGAGACGATCAAGTCCGTCGGCAAGAACGTCACCGCCAAGTGCTACGGCGGCGACGTGAGCCGCAAGCGGAAGCTGCTGGAGAAGCAGAAGAAGGGGAAGGACCGGATGAAGCGAATCGGAACGGTGGATATTCCGCAGGGGGCGTTTATGGCGGTGCTGGACACGGGGGAGTGA
- the ykgO gene encoding type B 50S ribosomal protein L36 — MKVVSSIGKLKSRSEDCQIVRRRGRVYVICKSNPKFKARQGGAKVKRGVKK; from the coding sequence ATGAAAGTCGTCAGCTCCATCGGCAAGTTGAAGTCCCGCTCCGAGGACTGCCAGATCGTCCGCCGCCGCGGCCGCGTCTACGTCATCTGCAAGTCCAACCCCAAGTTCAAGGCCCGGCAGGGCGGAGCGAAGGTCAAGCGCGGCGTGAAGAAGTGA
- a CDS encoding DNA-directed RNA polymerase subunit alpha — MRIRWRGLELPHRTVLDQETASDTYGKFTCEPFERGFGNTIGNSLRRILLSSLEGAAVTAVKIKGAEHEFTSLEGVMEDVTDIILKVKSMVVSCEGDEPKTMRLQAEGPGEVTCDLIEADTSITIHNKDEILATLSKQVDFDMEFKVGKGRAYVPASEQIENNKENEQEVGWIFVDAIYSPVTRVRYKVEDTRVGQKTNYDKLTMEVWTDGTITPEMALVEAAKILRKHLNPFVNYFDIGQEVASADAAAAAKVDEDLLQKLRMTVADMDLSVRASNCLESAQISNVAELVSREEADLLKVRSFGKTSLREVKRKLAELNLELGMQLPDDLEA; from the coding sequence ATGCGAATTCGCTGGCGCGGCCTCGAGCTCCCCCACCGGACGGTCCTGGATCAGGAAACCGCCTCGGACACCTACGGCAAGTTCACCTGCGAGCCCTTCGAACGCGGCTTCGGCAACACGATCGGCAACTCGCTCCGCCGCATCCTGCTCTCCTCCCTCGAGGGCGCGGCCGTCACGGCCGTCAAGATCAAGGGCGCCGAGCACGAGTTCACGTCCCTGGAGGGCGTGATGGAGGACGTCACCGACATCATCCTCAAGGTGAAGTCGATGGTGGTCTCCTGCGAGGGCGACGAGCCCAAGACCATGCGGCTGCAGGCCGAGGGTCCGGGCGAGGTGACGTGCGACCTCATCGAGGCCGACACGAGCATCACGATCCACAACAAGGACGAGATCCTCGCGACGCTGTCCAAGCAGGTCGACTTCGACATGGAGTTCAAGGTCGGCAAGGGCCGGGCTTACGTGCCCGCCTCCGAGCAGATCGAGAACAACAAGGAGAACGAGCAGGAGGTCGGTTGGATCTTCGTCGACGCGATCTACTCGCCGGTCACCCGGGTGCGCTACAAGGTCGAGGACACCCGCGTCGGGCAGAAGACCAACTACGACAAGCTGACGATGGAGGTCTGGACCGACGGCACGATCACGCCGGAGATGGCCCTGGTCGAGGCCGCCAAGATCCTGCGGAAGCACCTCAACCCCTTCGTCAACTACTTCGACATCGGACAGGAGGTCGCCTCCGCCGACGCCGCCGCCGCGGCGAAGGTCGACGAGGACCTGCTCCAGAAGCTGCGGATGACCGTGGCCGACATGGACCTCTCGGTCCGGGCGAGCAACTGCCTGGAGTCGGCGCAGATCAGCAACGTCGCCGAGCTGGTGAGCCGCGAAGAGGCGGATCTCCTGAAGGTCCGCAGCTTCGGCAAGACCTCGCTGCGGGAGGTGAAGCGCAAGCTCGCCGAGCTGAACCTCGAACTCGGGATGCAGCTCCCCGACGACCTGGAGGCGTGA
- the infA gene encoding translation initiation factor IF-1, giving the protein MLQFEGEVTESLPSAMFRVKLENDHQIIATISGRMRKHYIRILPGDVVSVEISPYDLTKGRITYRR; this is encoded by the coding sequence ATGCTCCAGTTCGAGGGGGAGGTGACCGAGTCCCTCCCGAGCGCGATGTTCCGCGTCAAGCTCGAGAACGATCACCAGATCATCGCGACCATCTCCGGCCGGATGCGGAAGCACTACATCCGGATCCTGCCCGGCGACGTGGTGTCGGTCGAGATCAGCCCGTACGACCTCACCAAGGGCCGCATCACCTACCGCCGCTGA
- the rpsM gene encoding 30S ribosomal protein S13, with protein MPRIIGTEIPDNKPLRISFRYIYGIGPKAALELCAKADLDPEARAHTLDEDQIAKLAGILEADYVVEGGLRRQTAQDIARLRDIRCYRGDRHRRGLPCRGQRTQTNARTRKGRKKTVAGKKGVKAK; from the coding sequence ATGCCACGCATCATCGGCACCGAGATCCCGGACAACAAGCCCCTGCGGATCTCCTTCCGCTACATCTACGGGATCGGCCCCAAGGCCGCCCTCGAGCTCTGCGCGAAGGCGGACCTGGACCCCGAGGCCCGCGCCCACACGCTCGACGAGGACCAGATCGCGAAGCTCGCGGGCATCCTCGAGGCCGACTACGTGGTCGAGGGCGGCCTCCGCCGGCAGACCGCTCAGGACATCGCCCGCCTCCGCGACATCCGCTGCTACCGCGGCGACCGCCACCGCCGGGGCCTGCCCTGCCGCGGCCAGCGGACGCAGACCAACGCCCGCACCCGGAAGGGCCGGAAGAAGACGGTCGCCGGCAAGAAGGGCGTGAAGGCGAAGTGA